TTGCCATTCGCGGTAAACGAGGCGACCGCAGACTCCGGAACAGGCCTGTTCCATGTCTTGTCCTTAAGCGTCAACATGTGCCCGCCAACCCCGACGATCTGCATGTTCTCCGCCAAGGCATTGGCTGAAGCAAACAGGCTCATGACAATCATCAACCACTTAAGGCTGCCCATAATCGATCCTTTTCACCGACGGACTTTCCGACTGCAACTGCCTCTTCGTCACGCCATAAGCCTTGATCAGTTCTTCCCAGGAACCCTTCGAACCAAATGAGCGCTGGGTATTATCGAAGCTGTATTGCTCCAATCGCCCGGCCGTCGAGTAATACCCGCGCCATTCAGGGCAAGCACCGCAACCGCCGTAGCCGCCTATCGAAACAAGACTGCCCTTGGTGCCTTTCACACAATCCATCGCCACAACCACGTTACTCAGCATCTTCGCTTTCTTACCGTCAGACGTGAGCTGTGAAACCTTGTCGATATTGCGGCGCAGCACTTTGCCGCCGATGTTGATCGTCTGGTCGGAGCAAACCGGGATGAGGTGGGTTTCTGCGTCATCCACCGTCACGGATCGGCAGGACGAAACCATCACCACTTCAACGCCGCCACATTGCATGACATTGCGCTGGGTGTAGGCGTCCTTGGGAGCGGCGAAAGCTGGAAGCGAGAGCAACAGCGAAAGGCTGCCCGCGAGAAGATACTGATTCATGGAAAATTCCCTTTTGCCGTTAACCGGCCTGTTGTCCAGCCAGGCACTTTGCGTAGCCGTCGGCGAATTTGGCATCGAATGACAGTTCCACCGGCTCTTCCAGTTCAGCCGAGGTGTTGAGCAACACCCGAGTGGCCGGGGTGTATTTGATCCAGCCGATGGTGCCGGTGCCGTTCGTATCAAAGAGCAACTGGGCTCGCACCATTTCACCGTCGTCTTCATCAATCAACAGATTGACCTTGTCCTTGCCGACATAGCGAAACGGGAAGTTGCTGCTCCTGACCATTTCGGTGAGATAGCCGTAGCAACTCCCGGCTTCGGCCGTTGCCGGAATGGCGTAGGTGAGGGGCAACATTAGAAGTGCACTCAGCATGGGCCGAATGGAAATGCGGTTCATCCAATCATCCTTAATCAAACAGCGGCGATCACAAATCCTTGAACGTCAGCAGCCGGAACTCGTTGTTCACAAACTCGAAGTAGCGGGTCCTGTAGCGGCTTTCCAGCTCATTACCCTGCGCGTCCTCTTCGGTATCGGCCGCAATGCCGGAAACAATGAGCAGACGACTATCGGGCTTGTTCGACAGGCTGAAGGTATTGCCGTCGTATGCATTCGGCAGTCCGCCGACAACCTCCCCCGTACGCGCATCCAGTACTTCGCCGCAAATGGCACTGCCACCACAACCGACTCGGTACAGGATGTAGTGGCCGGCAAAGTTGACCTTGCCTTTGAGTGCCTGTGCACGAGCCTTATCCATCATCGAGTTGCTGTGTTCTTGCGGCACAGGCTCATGATTAGTGCCGGCGAACACTGGGGTGACGGTGTAATCCTTGAAGTCCGGGTTGGCGGCGTAAGCCACGGGCATGGCAATGGCTAAGAGACTGCCGAGTAGAACTGAACATCCTTTCATTCTGTAACTCCGTTTTTCATCGGACTAAAGGTTGTCACCTCGCCATCGCGAACGTTGAGTCCAAGAATCCGCAGAGAGCTAAACCCAAACTCATCTCGCTCATTGTTCGCCCTGCTCCCAGTTGCAGCCACTTGCCAGAGAAGCGTCGATATTCGGGTTAAGAAGGAAGCTATATTTCCTGCCGTTGGACTTCTTGGTGAACACCATCGAAACGCTCATCGCTGCTTGGGTGACCCACTCATAGGTTCCCGTGACCTTGCCGTCGATAATCTCGGACCACGTACGGGTGTTTTGTGTGGGTGCGTCCGGGGCAAGTATTTCTTCCTAATGATCCGTCAGTACGATAGAAATCGGCGCTTTCGACTTGGCGTATTTAACGAAACCACCCGACCAATTGCTGTCGTGATCATAGAAGGTTCTGAGTTCGAACTTGATCGAGTGGGTATCATCGAAGCAGTAGTTTTCGGACGTGACCTCGCAGTGGGAGGCAAGGGGAAAAAACGCCATGAATAAAGGGAATAGCTTTTTCATCAAAAAATGCCCAATGGAACAGATCTACCTAGAGCCCATGCAGACCAATGTCATCGGGCAGCAATTAAATTTTTTGATCTTATTAAGCGACTGCACCAGATAGTCAAGAGCCAGATCGTTCCACAACTCTCTTTGGAATTTTCGCAACCTTACCTGACTGCTGCATCATAGAACTATATTTCTTGTAGTTCTCCGCCGCTAATTCCTTTCGACTTAGACCCCAGTAAGCATCCGCAATATTTAAGTAGGCGACCGTTCTTTCTGGATTTTCAGAAATGACTTTTTTTAGCAGTTCAACAGATTCCGCATAGTACCCAGCCTCAGCAAACAAAAAACCAAGATCATTAGACCAACTAACTTTATCAGGGTAGTAGTAAGCCTCAGCTATATAACTCTCAGGCGCGCACGATTCGCTATCGCCCCCATCGGCAACAAGCCCCCCCATAGATTTGATTAGTTTGTTTTTGTCATTCCCTTTAAATGCCGCTAGTGCTTGATCAGCCGTCGACGCTACAAATGACGACATGAGCTTCTGCCGATTAATTCGACCCTCTTGAATTTCAAAATTTAACTTCTGAAGATACTCAAATGCACCAGCCCCATCAAAACTCTCGAGGGACTTGGAAATCAAGTCATTCACAGGTAACACATAGGCACTCTTAAGAGACCGATCACAAGAGTCATTATTAACCGTATACACAAGCTGACTAACCGCAACTATTTTACGAGCGGCATCATATTGAAACTGAACGTTAAAATTATGTGTGACCTCATCTTCTTTTTTGGTAATTAAGCTCACAACATCTCCTGCAACGTGCGAGTCCGAATTAAACGTATAAGTCTCCGCCTGAGAATCCACAACACTTATAATTTTATCGACACCTTGCAGAACCGACACTTCAAAGCCATCAAAACTACTAGGTGAATACGCATTGTTAATTTTAGCCAATGCAGAATTTGCGCTAAAAATGACTTTTCTTTCCCCCGATACATCAGCAAGCAAAACCAATTTATCGGGAAGTGATGCATTATCATTTCTTTCAACTATGAGCTTTTGAGCCCCCATTCCGGAAATCAAATTTATAGCAATCTCTTTTTTCACTCTCTCCGGGGAAGGAAGATTTTCGCTCGGGTCTCCCCACGAAAACTGACTAGCAAAAGTGGCAAACAAAAAAATCTGTAGCCCCAAAACCTTTTTTGAACTAATCACTTATTGAGCTCCTGATAGATAGCGGTAAAATTAGCTCTACGCTCCCCATAGCTGTCAGTATGCTTGTTAACAACTTCCGTAATTTTATTAGTGGAATCAGTGTCCGGTGCAACTAGATTATTTATATTATTCACATCCCAAAATCCCATAGCCGATAAGAGCCCTATTTTCGTATCCAGCAATTGATCTGGATTAGAAACCATCTCAATGGTTTCTTCAGGAATTTTTTGTTTTAAGCGATCTTCTACCGCCTGATAGTTCGACTTCCATGTTAGCTGGATAAATCCTTTACCTTTATATTTTTTACCTTCTTCGCAGCCACCCGCAGTCAACACAAATGCACCTTGAGCCGAGTTGCAGCAATAGATACGCTTTGCTATCTCATCTTCATTGGGAAACTGAGAATAAGCCTTATTCTTTCGAATCGTATAGGCACTTTTCGCCGCGGGACTTAACGCATTATACTGCGCCATCGTAATACGCTTATACCCATACAATTCCGCTTCGGCAGGGTAGGTATTAAAATATCTTCCAAACTTAGATCTGAGAGCTTCAGCCGAATACCAAAGATCTTCCACTTTTCCTACCAACGCACTACCAACCTCAGTTTTAACTTGGGCAAAAAATTGTGCCATTTTCGGTGCGGTGTTGATTTCAAAACGATCAGCATACTTATTAAATAACCCCCTAACCTCTTCACGCTTTTCCTCAGAAGAGTCCGGAAACATTTTCTTCATTTGATCGAAAGAAATTAACTCCGAAACAGAGGAGGTAAACCCTGAGACAAACTCTATAGGATGAAAATGCCAAACCAGACTGGTTTCAGGTGAAGCCTTTCCAGATAGCTCCTCCCAGAAGATAAAGTTATCGATCCTCTCTTTCTCATGGGCTTTTAGTTTTGGCGAATGAGCCAAAATATCATCCAGACGACTCCATTTTGGTTGATTAGCCTTATCTTTCCACTCAGTTGGGTGCCTGGCGACAAGCTTTGACCATTGGGAGCGCGTATCAGTATCCTTCAACGCATCAGCCAACTCTGAAGCATCTATTTCTTTATTATTGTCCTTATCGATATTATCAAACAATTTCTTGAAAAAAATTGGCATATCGTTCGGATCGAGAAAACCATCAGCAGTGGCGTTCGACTCTTCAACTACTTGAAAACCGAGCTTCTCCCAATCATGCTGCGAGATTAACGGCGCGCCGGCTTTTTTTATCAATCCAGCCACACTTTGACCTTCGTCTTTGACATTAACCTCGTACCATTCTTGCGAGTCCTTATAAATTGCTATCTTGCTTAAATCGATAGCGTGCGACTCCTTGAGAATCACGTCTCCCGCCGCTGGTGGTTTTAGCCTAAGGGAGGTACCTTTTACCACGGACAAATACTTCTTCCCAGTTTTCAAACCAGCAGTATTTTTTAAAAAATCTTCAACACTTGCATCAGCAGTAAAAACCTCTACATGAACCTGAAATTTCTCGCTGACATCTCCTGCCTCAGTAATATTTTCTATTTGGCCTAGATACCCTACCGGATCTCCTGCCTTAATTC
This genomic window from Pseudomonas kribbensis contains:
- a CDS encoding tetratricopeptide repeat protein: MISSKKVLGLQIFLFATFASQFSWGDPSENLPSPERVKKEIAINLISGMGAQKLIVERNDNASLPDKLVLLADVSGERKVIFSANSALAKINNAYSPSSFDGFEVSVLQGVDKIISVVDSQAETYTFNSDSHVAGDVVSLITKKEDEVTHNFNVQFQYDAARKIVAVSQLVYTVNNDSCDRSLKSAYVLPVNDLISKSLESFDGAGAFEYLQKLNFEIQEGRINRQKLMSSFVASTADQALAAFKGNDKNKLIKSMGGLVADGGDSESCAPESYIAEAYYYPDKVSWSNDLGFLFAEAGYYAESVELLKKVISENPERTVAYLNIADAYWGLSRKELAAENYKKYSSMMQQSGKVAKIPKRVVERSGS